The following coding sequences are from one Lolium rigidum isolate FL_2022 chromosome 6, APGP_CSIRO_Lrig_0.1, whole genome shotgun sequence window:
- the LOC124665878 gene encoding uncharacterized protein LOC124665878 encodes MAGQYIKSSSRDENARIEYPTSCMKGPRDEMQDYYTAILDLDGSDSTSFFGVFDGHGGHRVELYCSRKFHTELVNDPDYQNNLHTALEHVCFRIDQTLKRSDEWKRPDSPPAPGNGSFRSRLQTSLCSCFGKFGLSFLHKYKGLHQEESTGCVALIGGNQIIVGNVGDSHCVLSRNGQAIELSNDHKPNDPGKRDRTEEISQKDVPKFESGRLVGTQPGIHCANGIITVSRALGDFQFKKKNKLKLICNPDIHTENITDDIDFLLIANDGIWEVKTSQEVAAYVNQRLQSRTEPCVICERLLEWCITSGPQDLQRPIFTGFQILVKTLSGKTITLMVDRSEYVETVKSMIQSKDGIPPEQQRLVFAGKQLDERCTLGEYDIQKESTLHVLIRLRGGHKPGDSGSSGQSTAGEAGADCKKAVQRLSEHPFDWELLQNWLAPQVHDRAGHPFAHEVDVYSDAPSVLAERYSSVIADDGTEAWYFYTCLHAKGTNDTRTNRTVSVDGVPWSWHGERASKPVMSTQGDHKLGYRHSYTFARKTDGKILRGGWLMNELGFNEDGRNKVVLCKVYQTPRNKEQKPNRKRRRLDSCNGIFSKRRAPQQPSLSGTCADLQTSQKNTAQQIKLAQQPSLSVTHAELQASQKNTAQQIKLAQQPSLFGTHADQQGSQQKTAQPIKLPKCFAPAHPCDEELVTNFLQPRHLSGVLVHEIPNVYMLSPIELSKCYTATFTSDGTFCWYFYSHSYAEVDTSLELKWSSEFHPLQVLADSYRVPIGQKQTINYFKSMDDCSGDLLSDGYTMVEYSMKDGRTSDVVLCKLIPPRKKSAETGAAGPDLQNLQHQE; translated from the exons ATGGCTGGTCAGTACATCAAGAGTTCTTCTAGGGATGAGAATGCCAGAATTGAGTATCCCACATCATGTATGAAAGGACCTCGCGATGAAATGCAAGATTAT TACACAGCTATCCTAGATCTAGATGGTTCCGATTCCACATCATTCTTTGGTGTTTTTGATGGCCATGGAG GACATAGGGTGGAATTGTATTGTTCGAGGAAATTTCATACTGAGCTTGTCAACGATCCAGACTATCAAAACAACCTGCATACCGCATTGGAGCATGTGTGCTTCAG AATTGATCAGACGTTGAAAAGGTCAGATGAATGGAAGAGGCCTGATTCTCCTCCTGCTCCTGGTAATGGAAGTTTCCGAAGCCGTCTCCAGACTAGTCTTTGTTCCTGTTTCGGCAAG TTTGGATTATCTTTTCTGCACAAATATAAAGGGCTCCATCAGGAAGAAAGCACAGGATGCGTGGCTCTCATTGGAGGCAACCAGATAATTGTTGGAAATGTTGGTGATTCCCATTGTGTACTCTCAAGGAATGGTCAG GCAATTGAGCTATCCAACGATCACAAGCCAAACGACCCAGGTAAAAGAGACAGAACAGAAGAGATAAGTCAGAAGGACGTCCCTAAGTTTGAATCAGGACGTTTGGTTGGGACTCAACCGGGCATACATTGTGCCAATGGAATAATAACCGTATCTAGAGCGCTTG GTGATTTTCAGTTCAAGAAGAAGAATAAACTGAAGTTGATATGTAATCCTGACATTCACACT GAGAACATAACTGATGATATTGATTTTCTTCTCATAGCAAATGATGGTATTTG GGAAGTCAAGACAAGTCAAGAGGTGGCAGCTTATGTGAACCAGCGCTTGCAATCT AGGACAGAACCATGCGTCATCTGTGAGAGACTTCTTGAATGGTGCATCACGTCAGGACCCCAGGACCTGCAGCGTCCCATCTTTACTGGCTTTCAAATATTAGTCAAGACCCTCAGCGGCAAGACCATCACCCTCATGGTAGATAGATCTGAATATGTTGAGACTGTTAAGTCCATGATCCAGAGCAAGGATGGTATCCCCCCAGAGCAGCAGCGACTTGTCTTTGCTGGCAAGCAGCTCGATGAAAGATGCACTTTAGGGGAATATGACATCCAGAAGGAGTCCACGCTTCATGTGCTGATTCGTCTTCGTGGTGGACA CAAACCCGGGGATTCCGGCTCCTCTGGCCAATCGACTGCGGGAGAAGCGGGTGCTGACTGCAAGAAGGCGGTCCAGAGATTATCAGAGCATCCGTTTGATTGGGAACTCCTCCAGAATTGGCTTGCACCACAAGTGCATGATAGGGCAGGGCATCCATTCGCGCATGAGGTTGATGTTTATTCAGATGCCCCATCCGTGCTTGCTGAAAGGTATTCCTCGGTCATCGCGGATGATGGCACTGAAGCCTGGTATTTCTACACATGTCTGCACGCAAAAGGTACAAATGACACTCGTACAAATCGCACTGTTAGTGTTGATGGGGTGCCTTGGTCTTGGCACGGTGAGCGCGCATCCAAGCCGGTGATGTCCACACAGGGCGATCACAAGCTTGGCTACAGGCACTCATACACGTTTGCTAGAAAAACTGACGGGAAAATACTGCGTGGTGGATGGTTAATGAATGAACTAGGGTTCAATGAAGATGGTCGAAACAAAGTGGTTCTTTGCAAGGTGTACCAAACACCACGCAACAAGGAGCAAAAGCCGAACAGGAAGCGTCGTCGTCTTGATAGCTGCAATGGGATTTTCAGCAAACGGCGGGCTCCACAACAGCCGTCTCTGTCTGGTACTTGTGCTGATCTGCAGACATCTCAGAAGAACACTGCACAGCAGATCAAGCTCGCACAGCAGCCGTCTCTGTCTGTTACTCATGCTGAACTGCAGGCATCTCAGAAGAACACTGCGCAGCAGATCAAGCTCGCACAGCAGCCTTCTCTGTTCGGTACTCATGCTGATCAGCAGGGATCTCAGCAAAAGACTGCTCAGCCTATCAAGCTCCCAAAGTGCTTCGCTCCTGCACATCCTTGTGATGAAGAATTGGTGACAAACTTTCTGCAGCCTCGTCATCTCAGTGGTGTCCTAGTGCACGAGATACCTAATGTATATATGTTATCACCAATTGAATTGTCTAAGTGTTACACAGCCACCTTCACTAGTGATGGCACTTTCTGTTGGTACTTTTACTCGCACAGCTATGCAGAAGTAGACACTTCTTTAGAATTGAAGTGGTCATCTGAATTCCATCCACTTCAAGTTCTAGCTGACTCCTACAGAGTTCCAATCGGCCAGAAGCAAACTATCAACTACTTCAAGTCTATGGATGACTGCAGTGGTGACCTTTTATCTGACGGCTATACAATGGTAGAGTATAGTATGAAGGACGGCCGAACTTCAGATGTGGTGCTCTGCAAGTTGATCCCCCCCCGGAAAAAATCTGCTGAGACAG GCGCTGCTGGACCTGACCTACAAAACCTTCAACACCAAGAATGA